From a region of the Agromyces ramosus genome:
- a CDS encoding SRPBCC family protein has product MAVEFECRTRLAMGVQEAFDRSRSIDAHTASMSASRERAVAGVTSGLIGLGQEVTWRAWHFGMPIRMTSRITQMEPPTSFVDEQVRGPFASFSHEHRFAPDPDGGTMMTDHVRFTAPLGIAGRAAEFVVGPYLRRLIERRNAYLRDGAEL; this is encoded by the coding sequence GTGGCCGTGGAGTTCGAGTGTCGTACCCGCCTCGCGATGGGCGTCCAGGAGGCATTCGATCGATCGCGCAGCATCGACGCCCACACGGCGTCAATGTCGGCGTCGCGCGAGCGCGCCGTCGCGGGCGTGACGTCGGGGCTGATCGGCCTCGGCCAGGAGGTGACGTGGCGGGCGTGGCACTTCGGGATGCCGATACGCATGACGAGCAGGATCACGCAGATGGAGCCGCCGACATCGTTCGTCGACGAACAGGTGCGCGGGCCGTTCGCGTCGTTCAGCCACGAGCACCGATTCGCGCCCGATCCCGACGGTGGCACGATGATGACCGATCACGTCCGGTTCACCGCGCCGCTCGGCATCGCGGGCCGTGCCGCCGAGTTCGTGGTCGGGCCGTACCTGCGCCGCCTCATCGAACGCCGAAACGCCTATCTCCGCGATGGCGCCGAGCTGTGA
- the pyk gene encoding pyruvate kinase, whose amino-acid sequence MRRAKIVATLGPATSSYEQIRAIIDAGVDVARMNLSHGTYDVHEGVYQNVRKAANDSGRAVAVLVDLQGPKIRLGKFEGGPYDLAAGDIFKITTDDIIGNREIVGTTFKGLPNDVKPGDFLLIDDGKVRVEVLETDGTVVTTRVIVAGPVSNNKGINLPGVAVNVPALSDKDEADLRWGLELGADLIALSFVRNASDIERVHEIMDEVGRRVPVVAKIEKPQAVDALEEIAEAFDAIMVARGDLGVELPLEAVPIVQKQAVEIARRLAKPVIVATQMLESMIHSPVPTRAETSDVANAVLDGADAVMLSGETSVGEYPVITVQTMARIVESTEQHGLDRILPLGTKPRTQAGAITLAAVEVADFVEAKYLCVFTETGESVRRMSRIRSVIPILAFTPDPAIRRRMALNWGVESYVVDRVTHTDQMVGQVDDVLAKTGKAAVGETVVIISGSPPGIPGTTNDVRVHRVGDVL is encoded by the coding sequence ATGAGACGAGCGAAGATCGTCGCCACCCTCGGGCCGGCGACATCGAGCTATGAGCAGATCCGGGCGATCATCGATGCCGGCGTCGACGTCGCTCGCATGAACCTCAGCCACGGCACCTACGACGTGCACGAGGGGGTGTACCAGAACGTGCGGAAGGCCGCCAACGACTCCGGACGTGCCGTCGCCGTGCTCGTCGACCTCCAGGGGCCGAAGATCCGGCTCGGCAAGTTCGAGGGCGGCCCCTACGACCTCGCCGCCGGTGACATCTTCAAGATCACCACCGACGACATCATCGGCAACCGCGAGATCGTCGGCACCACCTTCAAGGGTCTGCCGAACGACGTGAAGCCCGGCGACTTCCTGCTCATCGACGACGGCAAGGTGCGCGTCGAGGTGCTCGAGACCGACGGCACCGTCGTCACGACCCGCGTGATCGTCGCGGGACCCGTCTCGAACAACAAGGGCATCAACCTGCCCGGCGTCGCCGTCAACGTGCCGGCGCTTTCCGACAAGGATGAGGCCGACCTCCGTTGGGGCCTCGAGCTCGGCGCCGACCTCATCGCGCTGTCGTTCGTGCGCAACGCCTCCGACATCGAGCGCGTGCACGAGATCATGGACGAGGTCGGCCGCCGTGTGCCGGTCGTGGCCAAGATCGAGAAGCCGCAGGCCGTCGACGCGCTCGAGGAGATCGCCGAGGCGTTCGATGCGATCATGGTCGCCCGCGGCGACCTCGGCGTGGAGCTCCCGCTCGAGGCCGTGCCGATCGTGCAGAAGCAAGCGGTCGAGATCGCCCGCCGTCTCGCGAAGCCCGTCATCGTGGCGACGCAGATGCTCGAGTCGATGATCCACAGTCCCGTGCCCACGCGCGCCGAGACCTCCGACGTCGCGAACGCGGTGCTCGACGGTGCCGACGCGGTGATGCTCTCGGGCGAGACGAGCGTGGGGGAGTACCCCGTCATCACGGTGCAGACCATGGCGCGAATCGTCGAGTCGACCGAGCAGCACGGGCTCGACCGCATCCTGCCGCTCGGCACGAAGCCGCGCACGCAGGCCGGTGCCATCACGCTCGCCGCGGTCGAGGTCGCCGACTTCGTCGAGGCGAAGTACCTCTGCGTCTTCACCGAGACAGGGGAGTCGGTGCGACGGATGTCCCGCATCCGCTCGGTCATCCCGATCCTCGCCTTCACCCCCGATCCGGCCATCCGTCGCCGCATGGCGCTCAACTGGGGCGTCGAGTCCTACGTCGTCGACCGAGTCACCCACACCGACCAGATGGTCGGCCAGGTCGACGACGTGCTCGCGAAGACCGGCAAGGCCGCGGTCGGCGAGACCGTCGTGATCATCTCGGGCTCCCCTCCCGGCATCCCGGGCACGACCAACGACGTGCGCGTGCACCGCGTCGGAGACGTGCTCTAA